A genomic region of Gemmata massiliana contains the following coding sequences:
- a CDS encoding glucose 1-dehydrogenase, which produces MAQKLAGKIALVTGGTSGLGLATAKRFIDEGAKVVITGRRAAALDAAVKGLGAGATGVRGDVSVPADLDRLYETIRETHGRLDVLFANAGGGAFVPLEEVTEAHFDKYFGINVRGTLFTVQKALPLMCAGGSIVLNGSMVSVKGVPGFSVYAATKAALRSFVRTWAVELKGRNVRVNVVSPGTVVTPGYKNELGMTDEQITGLVAQAAAVTPLGRAGTPDEIGKAVVFLASDDSSFVTGAELFVDGGAAQI; this is translated from the coding sequence ATGGCTCAGAAACTGGCGGGGAAAATTGCCCTCGTCACCGGCGGCACCAGCGGGCTCGGCCTCGCGACCGCGAAGCGTTTCATCGACGAAGGGGCCAAGGTGGTCATCACCGGCCGCCGAGCGGCCGCGCTCGATGCGGCGGTCAAAGGCCTCGGCGCGGGCGCGACTGGCGTCCGGGGCGACGTGTCCGTGCCGGCCGACCTCGACCGCCTCTACGAGACGATTCGAGAGACTCACGGGCGGCTCGACGTCCTGTTCGCCAACGCCGGCGGCGGCGCGTTCGTACCCCTCGAAGAAGTTACCGAGGCGCATTTCGACAAGTACTTCGGCATCAACGTCAGGGGCACCCTGTTCACCGTACAGAAGGCGCTACCGCTCATGTGCGCGGGCGGCTCTATTGTCCTGAACGGCTCGATGGTGTCGGTCAAGGGCGTGCCCGGGTTCAGCGTGTACGCGGCGACCAAGGCCGCGCTCCGGTCGTTCGTCCGGACCTGGGCGGTCGAACTGAAAGGGCGGAACGTCCGCGTGAACGTGGTCAGCCCCGGCACCGTCGTCACCCCCGGGTACAAGAATGAACTCGGGATGACCGACGAGCAGATCACGGGGCTCGTGGCGCAAGCGGCGGCGGTAACCCCCCTCGGTCGCGCCGGCACGCCGGACGAAATTGGGAAAGCCGTCGTGTTCCTCGCGTCGGACGACAGCAGCTTCGTGACCGGGGCCGAACTGTTTGTGGACGGCGGGGCCGCACAGATTTGA
- a CDS encoding TIGR03066 family protein, which translates to MRVLVGCFALVLCGTVTGDDKKDEVVDPAKLVGKWTTKGRENEILEFLKGGKLVMRRTVGDKEEAFDGTYKLDGNKLTVVAKPDGKEDKSTVTIKKLTDAEMVVVAESGNEVVMLRVKDK; encoded by the coding sequence ATGCGCGTGTTGGTAGGCTGCTTTGCGCTGGTGCTCTGCGGGACGGTGACGGGGGACGACAAGAAGGACGAGGTGGTCGATCCGGCCAAACTGGTGGGCAAGTGGACCACCAAGGGGCGGGAGAACGAGATCCTCGAGTTCCTGAAGGGCGGCAAACTGGTCATGCGCCGCACCGTGGGCGACAAGGAGGAGGCGTTCGACGGCACGTACAAGCTCGATGGGAACAAGCTGACCGTGGTCGCAAAGCCCGACGGTAAGGAGGACAAGTCAACCGTTACCATCAAAAAGCTGACCGATGCGGAGATGGTGGTCGTTGCCGAATCTGGCAACGAAGTCGTGATGCTCCGTGTGAAGGACAAGTGA
- a CDS encoding sigma-70 family RNA polymerase sigma factor — protein sequence MTDDRTSFAVQRYLDDLAGGGPADAIVRALLDRAARRLHRLCASVLHRGYPRLARPPLNVQSEEMLGAVVERLLKALREARPTSVRQFFSLAAQHTRWELNDLARRLDGEPRAGDVADDLIPAPADSASGLSPDCRRIIESIEALPADEREAFDLVRVQGLTQVEAAEVLGVAVKTVKRRLDRGLRLLTERLGDLRPDAAERDPS from the coding sequence ATGACCGACGACCGCACCAGCTTCGCGGTGCAGCGGTACCTGGACGACCTGGCCGGCGGCGGGCCGGCGGACGCGATCGTCCGCGCCTTACTCGACCGGGCCGCCCGCCGGCTCCACCGCCTGTGCGCGTCCGTCCTGCACCGCGGCTACCCGCGGCTGGCACGGCCGCCGCTCAACGTCCAGTCCGAGGAGATGCTCGGGGCGGTCGTCGAGCGCCTGCTCAAGGCCCTTCGGGAAGCCCGACCGACCTCGGTGCGGCAGTTCTTCAGCCTCGCCGCCCAGCACACCCGGTGGGAACTGAATGACCTGGCCCGCCGCTTGGATGGAGAGCCCCGCGCCGGGGACGTGGCCGACGACCTGATCCCGGCCCCGGCCGACAGCGCGTCCGGCCTGTCCCCGGACTGCCGGCGGATCATCGAGTCGATCGAGGCCCTCCCGGCCGACGAGCGGGAGGCGTTCGACCTGGTCCGGGTGCAGGGGTTGACGCAGGTCGAGGCCGCCGAGGTGCTCGGCGTCGCGGTCAAGACGGTGAAGCGGCGGCTCGACCGGGGGCTGCGACTGCTGACGGAGCGTCTCGGCGACCTCCGTCCGGACGCCGCGGAACGGGACCCGTCGTGA
- a CDS encoding MBL fold metallo-hydrolase, producing MKTLNNANRREAGEERHVLEDLAYLRTVMVNLYFVGRPGAGDRQWALIDAGMPGSADLIARTAEARFGPGSRPAAVILTHGHFDHVGALAALAQRWDAPVYAHPMELPYLTGRSSYPPPDPTVGGGLISALSWSYPRGPIDLGDRVKPLPQDGSVPGMPGWRWVHTPGHTPGHVVLFRDTDRTLLAGDAVVTTRQESALAVMAERRELHGPPMYFTPDWERAARSVAAIAALEPEVVATGHGEPLMGPAMRADLADLARDFHHRAVPRRGRYVAHPAETDGNGIVSLPPDSTELLPALLLGGEAAEFVRQFLGEDVAES from the coding sequence ATGAAAACCCTGAACAACGCGAACCGCCGGGAGGCGGGCGAGGAGCGACACGTGCTGGAGGACCTGGCCTACCTTCGCACGGTGATGGTCAACCTGTACTTCGTCGGCCGCCCCGGCGCGGGGGACCGGCAGTGGGCACTGATCGACGCCGGTATGCCCGGCTCGGCCGATCTCATTGCACGAACGGCTGAGGCGCGGTTCGGCCCGGGATCCCGCCCGGCCGCCGTCATCCTGACCCACGGCCACTTCGACCACGTGGGGGCTCTCGCCGCCCTCGCGCAGAGGTGGGACGCGCCCGTCTACGCCCACCCGATGGAATTGCCCTACCTGACGGGCCGGTCCTCGTACCCGCCGCCCGACCCGACCGTCGGGGGCGGCCTGATCTCCGCCCTGTCCTGGAGTTATCCAAGGGGGCCGATCGACCTCGGCGACCGGGTCAAGCCGCTACCGCAGGACGGATCGGTCCCAGGCATGCCGGGTTGGCGGTGGGTCCACACTCCGGGGCACACGCCGGGGCACGTCGTCCTGTTCCGTGACACCGACCGGACCCTTCTCGCGGGGGATGCGGTCGTGACCACCAGACAGGAGTCGGCCCTGGCCGTGATGGCCGAAAGGCGCGAGTTGCACGGGCCGCCCATGTACTTCACCCCGGACTGGGAGAGAGCCGCCCGCTCCGTCGCAGCGATCGCCGCTCTCGAACCCGAGGTCGTCGCCACCGGCCACGGTGAACCGCTGATGGGTCCCGCGATGAGGGCCGACCTCGCCGACCTGGCCCGCGACTTTCACCACCGGGCCGTTCCCCGCCGCGGCCGGTACGTGGCCCACCCTGCGGAGACGGACGGGAACGGCATCGTCTCTCTCCCTCCCGACTCGACGGAACTCTTGCCCGCCCTGCTGCTCGGGGGCGAGGCGGCCGAGTTCGTGCGACAGTTCCTCGGTGAGGATGTCGCCGAATCGTAA
- a CDS encoding fasciclin domain-containing protein, whose amino-acid sequence MKTKLMAAFSFLALTLAGSPARAEEAKTIAEIVAGSKDHTILLALVKEAGLAETLSGKGEWTVFAPTDAAFKKIDKETLEKVKGDKELLKKILLTHAVKGTWVAGEVVKLDGKEVETLSGTKFKIAVKDKNVMVGDAKVTATDLKASNGVVHVIDTVLMPK is encoded by the coding sequence ATGAAGACCAAGTTAATGGCCGCGTTCTCGTTCCTGGCCCTGACGCTGGCCGGGTCCCCCGCACGGGCCGAAGAGGCGAAGACGATCGCCGAGATCGTTGCCGGGTCCAAGGACCATACCATCCTGCTCGCGCTGGTCAAGGAAGCCGGGTTGGCGGAAACCCTCAGCGGCAAGGGCGAGTGGACCGTGTTCGCCCCAACCGACGCTGCGTTCAAGAAGATCGACAAGGAAACGCTGGAGAAGGTGAAGGGCGATAAGGAGCTGCTCAAGAAGATCCTGCTGACCCACGCGGTCAAGGGGACGTGGGTCGCCGGGGAGGTCGTGAAGCTCGACGGCAAGGAGGTGGAAACGCTCTCGGGGACGAAGTTCAAGATCGCCGTCAAGGACAAGAACGTGATGGTCGGCGACGCGAAGGTGACCGCGACCGATCTGAAGGCGAGCAACGGCGTGGTTCACGTCATCGACACCGTGCTGATGCCGAAGTAA
- a CDS encoding protein kinase domain-containing protein, whose product MADDPRVQELLDRLSESDATPEEVCGSCVELLPVVRDRWRQMCRAREDIDALFPPEDGSGAEQPDAAGLPAVPGYEVEAELGRGGMGVVYRARHVRLNRVVALKMVQASGRRERERFRREAEAAAALRHPNVVQVHDVGDADGRLFFTMEYVEGGSLAQRLDGKPLPIREAAGLVLALTGAVEAAHVAGIVHRDLKPGNVLLTVDGTPKVADFGLARRLDGEAGLTRTGTAVGTPSYMAPEQAGEDKSAPGPPADIYSLGAILYELLTGRPPFHSGNAAVTIYRAVTQDPVPPSRLNKKVSRDLETVCLKCLGKEPRSRYPSATALGDDLRRFLDGEAIAVRPEGPLARLVRRVRRRPVLAAAIAAALLSTVSLIAGVAWTISERAANARAAAADVAATERAATADLDDMDAELRKSSWATAGAALERAKGRFGDRGPNHLRARLDCGGRELELVARLDAIRLDGYSLAADGLDFRRSDGEYQEAFRRAGLVRPFEETPSAAAERIAASPVGPVLVAALDHWSSCRLDDPARKAWLLETVRLADPGGVAWRARAADPATWADEAAVTRFIDSAPAVYPSLWLLLAVERRTVAVGTDPVPSLRRIQQAFPSDFWANVRLGRALARPDPREAARFYQAALAVRPRAAVVMNDFGYVLEASGRRDEAVAMYRRAVECDPAFGMARTNLAFYLSRLGRHDEAVREVRAAFAHDVKTARLLIALGLSLNGLGRPDEAVQALREAVLLEPRNILALDSLRHVLFDAGRHEEARAAWAAATAADPPQHDVWYGYAEFCLFLGRDDDYRRARTALLARFGRTTDPGIAERTARAALLAPAAGPELERAVALAMTAAGVDRGKLTWEYPYYQFVRGLAEYRQGRFGPAIATLRGDAGRRPGPTPQLVLAMALHRDGREAEARKALAAAVVSHDWRASQVKGQDGWVEHALRREAEGLIFPDQKALLEGRRQPRDNDERLALIGAYRFENRFAALARIYTEAFLADPKLAEKHRLAAARVAAQAGCGRGIDAVGQSEAVREKWRAQARAWLRDELSASAGALDRDFHKHRDGVRQAIAAWQTEPEFAGIRGPAELKNLPIGEQADCRKLWADAGAVLESASKPR is encoded by the coding sequence ATGGCCGACGACCCACGCGTTCAGGAGTTACTGGACCGCCTCTCCGAGTCCGACGCCACGCCCGAGGAGGTGTGCGGGTCGTGCGTCGAACTGCTACCCGTGGTCCGCGACCGGTGGCGGCAGATGTGCCGGGCGCGGGAGGACATCGACGCGCTGTTCCCCCCCGAGGACGGGTCGGGCGCGGAACAACCGGACGCGGCGGGCTTGCCGGCGGTCCCGGGCTACGAGGTCGAGGCGGAGTTGGGCCGCGGGGGTATGGGGGTCGTTTACCGGGCCAGGCACGTCCGGCTCAACCGGGTGGTCGCCCTCAAGATGGTTCAGGCCAGCGGGCGGCGGGAGCGCGAGCGGTTCCGGCGGGAGGCCGAGGCGGCCGCGGCCCTGCGGCACCCGAACGTCGTGCAGGTTCACGACGTCGGCGACGCCGACGGCCGGCTGTTCTTCACGATGGAATACGTGGAGGGGGGCAGCCTGGCCCAGCGACTAGACGGCAAGCCCCTCCCGATCCGGGAGGCGGCAGGGTTGGTGCTGGCCCTGACCGGGGCGGTCGAAGCGGCCCACGTCGCCGGCATCGTCCACCGCGACCTGAAGCCGGGCAACGTCCTGCTCACCGTCGACGGGACGCCCAAGGTCGCCGATTTCGGGCTCGCGCGGCGGCTCGACGGCGAGGCCGGACTGACCCGGACCGGCACCGCTGTCGGCACACCGAGCTACATGGCCCCCGAGCAAGCCGGAGAGGACAAGTCCGCGCCGGGCCCGCCCGCTGACATCTACTCGCTCGGGGCGATCCTGTACGAACTGCTCACGGGGCGTCCGCCGTTCCACTCGGGTAACGCCGCGGTGACGATCTACCGCGCGGTCACGCAGGACCCGGTTCCCCCGTCGCGGTTGAACAAAAAAGTCTCACGGGACTTGGAGACCGTCTGCCTGAAGTGCCTGGGTAAAGAACCTCGATCGCGGTACCCGTCGGCGACCGCGTTGGGAGACGATCTCCGCCGTTTCCTAGACGGGGAGGCCATCGCGGTGCGGCCCGAAGGCCCGTTGGCCCGACTGGTCCGGCGGGTCCGGCGGCGGCCCGTGCTGGCGGCGGCCATCGCGGCCGCCTTACTCTCCACGGTCTCCCTGATCGCCGGAGTGGCGTGGACGATCTCCGAACGGGCGGCGAACGCGCGGGCGGCCGCAGCGGACGTCGCCGCCACGGAGCGCGCCGCGACCGCCGACCTGGACGACATGGACGCGGAACTCCGAAAGTCCTCCTGGGCCACGGCGGGGGCCGCTCTGGAACGGGCGAAGGGCCGGTTCGGAGACCGCGGCCCAAACCACCTTCGTGCCCGCCTCGACTGCGGTGGCCGCGAGTTGGAACTCGTGGCCCGTCTGGACGCCATCCGGCTCGACGGGTACAGCCTGGCGGCGGATGGGCTCGACTTCCGTCGGTCGGACGGTGAGTACCAGGAGGCGTTCCGCCGCGCCGGACTCGTCCGTCCGTTCGAGGAGACACCGTCGGCCGCCGCCGAGCGGATCGCGGCGTCGCCGGTCGGTCCGGTGCTGGTCGCCGCCCTCGACCACTGGTCCAGTTGCCGCCTCGACGACCCCGCCCGGAAGGCCTGGCTCCTCGAGACGGTGCGGCTGGCCGACCCGGGCGGAGTGGCCTGGCGGGCGAGGGCCGCCGACCCGGCGACGTGGGCGGACGAGGCGGCCGTCACCCGGTTCATCGACTCCGCCCCCGCCGTCTACCCGTCCCTCTGGCTCCTCCTCGCGGTCGAGCGGCGGACGGTCGCCGTCGGCACCGACCCGGTCCCGTCTCTCCGGCGAATCCAGCAAGCCTTCCCGAGCGACTTCTGGGCGAACGTTCGGCTGGGCCGGGCGCTCGCCCGGCCGGACCCCCGCGAGGCCGCCCGGTTTTACCAGGCCGCCCTCGCCGTCCGCCCCAGGGCGGCCGTTGTCATGAACGACTTCGGCTACGTGCTGGAAGCGTCCGGCCGCCGGGACGAGGCGGTCGCCATGTACCGACGGGCGGTCGAGTGTGACCCCGCGTTCGGCATGGCCCGGACCAACCTGGCCTTCTACCTGTCCCGGCTGGGACGGCACGACGAGGCCGTGCGGGAGGTCCGGGCGGCGTTCGCCCACGACGTGAAGACGGCGAGACTGCTCATCGCACTCGGGCTCAGCCTGAACGGGCTCGGCAGGCCCGACGAGGCGGTGCAGGCGTTACGCGAGGCGGTCCTCCTCGAACCCAGAAACATCTTGGCCCTGGACTCCCTCCGGCACGTCCTGTTCGACGCGGGCCGGCACGAGGAGGCCCGCGCCGCGTGGGCCGCCGCGACCGCCGCCGACCCGCCCCAGCACGACGTCTGGTACGGGTACGCGGAGTTCTGCCTGTTCCTCGGCCGCGACGACGACTATCGCCGGGCCCGGACCGCACTCCTCGCCAGGTTCGGCCGGACGACCGACCCGGGCATCGCGGAGCGGACCGCACGGGCCGCACTGCTCGCCCCGGCGGCCGGGCCCGAGCTGGAGCGGGCCGTCGCCCTGGCCATGACGGCCGCCGGCGTGGACCGCGGGAAGCTGACGTGGGAGTACCCGTACTACCAGTTCGTCCGCGGGCTGGCGGAGTACCGCCAGGGGAGGTTCGGGCCGGCGATTGCCACCTTGCGGGGGGACGCCGGCCGCCGGCCCGGTCCGACACCACAGCTCGTGTTGGCGATGGCCCTCCACCGGGACGGGCGGGAGGCCGAGGCCCGCAAGGCGCTCGCCGCGGCCGTCGTGAGCCACGACTGGCGGGCGAGCCAAGTCAAGGGGCAGGACGGCTGGGTCGAACACGCCCTCCGCCGCGAGGCCGAGGGGTTGATCTTTCCGGACCAGAAGGCCCTTCTGGAGGGCCGGCGTCAACCGCGGGACAACGACGAGCGCCTCGCCCTGATCGGGGCCTACCGGTTCGAGAACCGATTCGCCGCACTCGCCCGCATCTACACCGAGGCGTTTCTGGCCGATCCGAAGTTGGCGGAAAAGCACCGCCTCGCCGCGGCGCGGGTCGCGGCCCAGGCCGGTTGCGGTCGCGGTATCGACGCCGTCGGTCAGTCGGAGGCCGTGCGGGAGAAGTGGCGTGCCCAGGCACGGGCATGGCTGCGCGACGAGCTTTCCGCGTCGGCCGGGGCACTCGACCGCGATTTCCACAAGCACCGTGACGGGGTGCGACAGGCGATCGCCGCGTGGCAGACAGAACCGGAATTCGCCGGCATCCGCGGCCCGGCCGAGTTGAAGAACTTACCAATTGGCGAACAGGCGGACTGCCGGAAGCTGTGGGCCGACGCGGGTGCCGTACTCGAGTCGGCTTCGAAGCCACGGTAA
- a CDS encoding isochorismatase family protein, translating to MKFSKTDTALVVIDPQNDALSETGHAWGLVGESVRANNTVENLTRLFTAAKDNGFGVFVSPHYMYPHDQRWRFSGMLEKVTLDQKVFFRTGALSLADFAGSGADWLDRFKAYIEDGKTVVVSPHKVWGPQTNDLVLQLRKCGVSKVILAGMLANLCVESHLRELVEQGFEVAVVKDATAGPRHPEIGDGYAAALVNYGFIAKAVLTTDAAVKAMR from the coding sequence ATGAAGTTCAGCAAGACCGACACCGCACTGGTCGTGATCGACCCGCAGAACGACGCCTTGAGCGAGACCGGGCACGCCTGGGGTCTTGTCGGCGAGAGCGTTCGGGCGAACAACACGGTCGAGAATCTCACTCGCCTGTTCACCGCCGCGAAGGATAACGGTTTCGGGGTCTTCGTCTCTCCGCACTACATGTACCCCCACGACCAAAGGTGGCGGTTCAGTGGGATGCTCGAGAAGGTGACGTTGGACCAGAAAGTGTTCTTCCGCACGGGCGCCCTCAGCCTCGCCGACTTTGCGGGGTCCGGGGCCGACTGGCTGGACCGCTTCAAGGCGTACATCGAGGACGGGAAGACCGTGGTGGTAAGCCCGCACAAGGTGTGGGGGCCGCAGACCAACGACCTCGTCCTGCAACTTCGCAAGTGCGGGGTCAGCAAGGTGATCCTAGCCGGGATGCTGGCGAACCTGTGCGTCGAAAGCCACCTGCGCGAGCTGGTCGAGCAGGGGTTCGAGGTGGCCGTGGTCAAGGACGCGACGGCCGGTCCCCGGCACCCCGAGATCGGCGACGGCTACGCGGCCGCGCTCGTCAACTACGGCTTCATCGCCAAGGCCGTCCTCACGACCGACGCCGCCGTGAAGGCCATGCGGTAG
- a CDS encoding PQQ-binding-like beta-propeller repeat protein, whose amino-acid sequence MHATRALAVLLFCSAASAADPITWPQWRGPTRDGVVTGPAWPDKLDGDTLKQLWRVDKLGPSYSGPIVAKDRVFVTQTVDKKTEVVTAYDRKTGKEVWKASWEGSITVPFYAAKNGSWIRSTPAFDGKTLFVAGIKDLLVAVDGETGKEVWRLDFVKEFDTPPPEFGFVCSPLVDDTGVYVQAGGAFVKADKKTGKVLWRALKDGGGMMGSAFSSPVFAKIAGTDQVVVQTRTKLAGVDRDTGKELWAKEIPSFRGMNILTPVPVGDDGVFTSTYGGNTRLLRVTSAGGKYDTSDAWALKYEGNMSTPVVVSGHAYVLGKDKRLLCVYLRTGKEAWGTDERFGDYWSLVANRDKILALDNRGLLYLLRANPKEFDPIDKRKVAESDTWAHLAVCGEEVFVRDLTGLTAWRWTGK is encoded by the coding sequence ATGCACGCAACTCGCGCACTTGCCGTACTGCTCTTCTGCTCTGCTGCCTCGGCCGCAGACCCGATCACGTGGCCCCAGTGGCGTGGCCCGACCCGCGACGGCGTGGTGACCGGACCCGCGTGGCCCGACAAACTCGACGGGGACACACTCAAACAGTTGTGGCGCGTCGACAAGCTCGGCCCGAGCTACTCCGGGCCGATCGTTGCGAAGGATCGCGTGTTCGTCACGCAAACGGTCGACAAGAAGACCGAGGTCGTCACCGCATACGACCGCAAGACCGGCAAGGAGGTGTGGAAGGCGAGCTGGGAGGGGTCGATCACCGTCCCCTTCTACGCGGCCAAGAACGGGAGCTGGATCCGGTCCACCCCGGCCTTCGACGGGAAGACACTGTTCGTCGCGGGCATCAAGGACCTGCTCGTGGCCGTGGACGGCGAGACCGGTAAAGAGGTGTGGCGGCTCGACTTCGTCAAGGAGTTCGACACCCCACCCCCGGAGTTCGGGTTCGTGTGCTCGCCGCTGGTGGACGACACCGGGGTGTACGTCCAGGCCGGGGGCGCGTTCGTGAAGGCGGACAAGAAGACCGGGAAGGTGCTGTGGCGGGCGCTCAAGGACGGCGGCGGGATGATGGGGTCGGCGTTCTCGTCGCCGGTGTTCGCCAAAATCGCGGGCACGGACCAGGTGGTCGTCCAGACGCGCACGAAGCTGGCGGGCGTGGATCGTGACACCGGCAAGGAGCTGTGGGCGAAGGAGATCCCGTCGTTCCGCGGGATGAACATCCTCACCCCGGTCCCGGTCGGCGACGATGGCGTCTTCACCAGCACCTACGGCGGCAACACCCGGCTGCTCCGGGTGACCAGTGCCGGCGGGAAGTACGACACGAGCGACGCGTGGGCCCTCAAGTACGAGGGCAACATGTCCACCCCAGTGGTGGTGAGCGGGCACGCCTACGTGCTGGGCAAGGACAAGCGGCTACTGTGCGTGTACCTGAGGACCGGGAAGGAGGCGTGGGGCACGGACGAGCGGTTCGGGGACTACTGGAGCCTGGTGGCCAACCGGGACAAGATCCTCGCCCTCGACAACCGCGGGCTGCTGTACCTGCTGAGGGCCAACCCGAAGGAGTTCGATCCGATCGACAAGCGCAAGGTGGCGGAGTCCGACACGTGGGCGCACCTCGCGGTGTGCGGCGAGGAGGTGTTCGTCCGTGACCTGACGGGGCTGACCGCGTGGCGCTGGACCGGAAAGTAG
- a CDS encoding alpha/beta fold hydrolase — protein MNFVTTGDGTHIFYKDWGPKTEQPIVFHHGWPLSSDDWDAQMLFFVNNGYRVVAHDRRGHGRSAQVSDGHDMDHYAADAAAVVEHLDLRGAVHVGHSTGGGEAARYVARHGTGRVAKLVLISAVPPIMVKSATNPGGTPIEAFDDLRKQLASNRTEFYRAFASAPFYGYNRAGATASEAVVENWWRQGMTGGAKAHYDGIKAFSETDFTDDLKAINVPTLVLHGDDDQVVPIADSAPLTVKLLKNGTLKVYKGYPHGMCTTHADVINADLLAFIKA, from the coding sequence ATGAACTTCGTGACCACCGGCGACGGTACCCACATCTTCTACAAGGACTGGGGACCCAAGACCGAGCAGCCGATCGTGTTCCACCACGGCTGGCCGCTGAGTTCCGACGACTGGGACGCCCAGATGCTGTTCTTCGTCAACAACGGCTATCGCGTCGTCGCCCACGACCGTCGGGGCCACGGGCGCTCGGCCCAGGTCAGCGACGGACACGACATGGATCACTACGCCGCCGACGCGGCCGCCGTCGTCGAACACCTCGACCTGCGAGGCGCGGTCCACGTCGGTCACTCGACCGGGGGCGGCGAGGCCGCCCGGTACGTCGCCCGTCACGGCACGGGCCGGGTGGCGAAACTGGTGCTCATCAGCGCGGTGCCTCCGATCATGGTGAAGAGCGCGACCAACCCGGGGGGCACCCCGATCGAGGCGTTCGACGACCTCCGCAAACAACTCGCGTCCAACCGCACCGAGTTCTACCGCGCCTTCGCCAGCGCCCCGTTCTACGGCTACAACCGGGCGGGCGCAACGGCGTCCGAGGCAGTGGTCGAGAACTGGTGGCGCCAGGGCATGACGGGCGGGGCGAAGGCGCACTACGACGGCATCAAGGCGTTCTCCGAAACAGACTTCACCGATGACCTGAAGGCCATCAACGTACCGACACTCGTTTTGCACGGAGACGACGACCAGGTGGTGCCGATCGCCGACTCCGCCCCGTTGACGGTGAAGCTGTTGAAGAACGGCACCCTGAAGGTGTACAAGGGCTACCCGCACGGCATGTGTACCACGCACGCCGACGTCATCAACGCAGATTTGCTTGCGTTCATCAAGGCGTAA
- a CDS encoding DUF3072 domain-containing protein, whose translation MSTKNADKGAEKDPADWVTGDEPMTGPQESYLNTLAQEAGTEVPDDLTKAEASEKIEELQEATGRGKPKKAAASRKKKAS comes from the coding sequence ATGTCGACGAAGAATGCCGATAAGGGCGCCGAAAAAGACCCGGCGGACTGGGTGACCGGCGACGAGCCCATGACCGGGCCGCAAGAGTCCTACCTGAACACCCTTGCGCAAGAGGCGGGAACCGAAGTTCCCGACGACCTCACGAAAGCCGAAGCCTCTGAGAAGATCGAAGAGCTTCAGGAAGCGACCGGCCGCGGCAAACCCAAGAAGGCCGCGGCATCGAGGAAGAAGAAGGCGTCATAA
- a CDS encoding VOC family protein: MPAKNTICLWYNGDAEEAARFYAQTFPDSSVKAVHRAPGDFPSGKTGDVLTVEFTVLGIPCLGLNGGPTFKHTEAFSFQVATADQAETDRYWAALVGNGGQESACGWCKDKWGLSWQITPVALTEAIVDPDPGAAKRAFDAMMTMTKIDVAAIEAARRG, encoded by the coding sequence ATGCCAGCGAAAAACACGATTTGCCTCTGGTACAACGGCGACGCCGAAGAGGCCGCACGATTCTATGCCCAAACTTTTCCCGACTCGTCTGTGAAGGCCGTTCATCGTGCCCCGGGAGACTTCCCGTCGGGCAAGACGGGTGACGTGCTGACCGTCGAATTTACCGTGCTGGGCATCCCGTGCCTGGGACTCAACGGCGGACCGACGTTCAAGCACACCGAAGCGTTCTCGTTCCAGGTGGCGACTGCCGACCAGGCCGAAACGGACCGGTACTGGGCTGCGCTTGTCGGCAACGGGGGACAGGAAAGTGCGTGCGGGTGGTGCAAGGACAAATGGGGGCTCTCGTGGCAGATCACTCCGGTCGCCCTCACGGAAGCAATCGTTGATCCCGATCCCGGGGCCGCTAAGCGCGCGTTCGACGCGATGATGACAATGACGAAGATCGATGTCGCGGCAATCGAGGCGGCGCGAAGGGGGTAA